The genomic interval ATCCAGGGCATCAGTTTCGACCGGTCACGGCAGTACCTCTACGTCATCGGCTCCCTGACCTCGTCGACCCCGGCGCCCACCAACGCCCTGCTCCGGGTGCGGATGGACCCGGCGAGCCTGCAGCTCCTCGGCCCCCCCGAGGTCATCGCCGACTTCCGGGGCTACCTGTTGAGCGTCCTGCCCGACCTCCAGGCCTCGGCGGCGCAGGGGACGCTGGCGGTGGAGGGGTTGGCCTGGAACGCTTTCAACAACCAGTTGCTGATCGCCATGCAGGGGGCCGGCGAATCCTCCCAGGTGGTCCCCGTCAACCTCCGGGACCCCATGGCGCCCCTGACGACCACCAACATGGAGGTGTCGGGGGGCAAACCCCTCTCCCTCAACCTGAAGGGGCAGGGCGTCCTGGACATCCAGTGCGACGAGGTGGACCGGACCATCGTCCTCCTCACCGTTCAAAAGACGCCGGGCAAGGTCACGGCCTACCGGTGGAACGGCCAGCCGGACGGGAAACCGGACGCCTTCGAACTCGTCCTCAGCCAACCCATCGACGCGAAGGGCCTGCTCCACGCCGACATCGACCAGAAGCGGTTCTGGTTCATCCTGGCGGCCAACGGGACATACGTCGGCGTCCCCGAGGTTGCCCCGACGGCCCCCGCAGCGGCGCCGGCCCCCGCACCCTAGGGCCCTGCGAAAGACGTTATCCCCGCCCCGTCGGCGGGATCAAGCAAGCAAGGAGAGTAGACATGAAAAACACGAACTGGAAACAGACGGCCCGGTTTTTCGCCCTGGTCTGCGGGGTGTTCCTCCTGTTCACTTTCGTCCTGGACGTGAACTCCCCTGTCCTGGCCCAGAAGAAAAAGAAGGCCGACGGCCCCGACCCCGTGTCCGGGAAGAGCGCCCCCACGGAGTCCGGCAAGCCCATGCTGTGGGAAGACCGCGGCGACGTCTCCAAGCTCGACCTCTTCTGGGGGATCGGCAGCGAGGAAGGGTCGCCCAAGCCGCCCTTCACCTTCGTCAAGGAGGACACCAGCGGCACCAACCCCAAGATCAAGATCACCGACGCCAACGGCGTGAAGTGGAACATGAAGTTCGACGAGGAAGTCCACGCCGAGATCGCCTGCAGCCGCATCGTGTGGGCCTGCGGCTTCAAGGTGGAGGAGAGTTACTTCAGCCCCTCCGGCACCGTCTCGGGCGTCAGCGGCCTGAGCCGGGCGAAGAAGTTCGTGGGGAGCGGCTCCTACAACACCGCCATGCTGGAGAAGCGCCCCGGGGACATCGCCCGCCGCGGCATCCTGTGGAGCTGGGACAGCAACCCCTTCAAGGGCACCAAGGAGTTCTCCGGGCTCATCATCATCACCCTCCTGCTGAGCAACTGGGACTCCAAGGCCGACAACAACAACGTCCTGGGCATGTACGGCAAGGACGGCACCACCGTGGAGGACTGGTACGTGGTCGCCGACTGGGGCGGCACCCTGGGGAAAATGGGCGGGTGGCTCTCCCACTCCAAGTGGGACCTCGGCGAATATTCCAAACAACCCTTCCTGATGGGGTCCTCCGGCGGGTACCTCCGCTTCGCCAAGACCGGCAAGGACATCGGCTCCGCCGCGGGCCGGGTCCCCGTGGAGCACGCCAAGTGGTTCTGCGGGATCGTGGGGCAGCTCACCGAGCAGCAGATCAAGGACGCCTTCCGGGCCGCCGGGGCCTCGGAGTCCGATCAGGCCGGTTTCGCCCAGGTCATCCTCAAGCGGATCGCCCAGCTGAAGTCCGCCTGCGGGGAGTAGGGCGCACGATCGTTCGTCGACAGCGCATCTCGATACGGGGGTGATCCGCCGGCGGGTCACCCCCGTCCGTATTCCGGCCCCCGGCACGTCTCACCGCACCGGGCTGGCCGATCGAACCTGTAAAGGAGGACCGGATGATCCCGACACTGGAACCGACCGCATCGCGGCGCCCCTTGAGGCTGACCGTCCTCGGGGCCCTCCTGGCCCTGCTGTCCCTGAGCCCCCTCGCGGGGGTCGGCCCCTTCGCCCCGGTGGACGGGGAAGCCCGCCTCGAGGGCAAGCCCGTGGCCTTCCTGGCGATGGGCGACTGGGGCACCGGGGACCAGACCCAGAAAACGGTCGCGCAGGGCCTCGTCGCCTGGCACGGGACGATGGGCGCCGCCGCGGTGCTCCTGCTGGGGGACAACTTCCTCCCCCGTGGCGTCGAAAGCAAGCGGGACCCCCAGTGGACCAGCAAGTTCGAGGACATGTACCCGGCGGAGAAAATCGACATCCCCTTTTGCCCCGTCCTGGGAAACCACGACTACCAGGGCGTCTTTCAGTCCGAGGTCGATTACAGCCGGTCCACGGTGAACGGCAAGCCCACCCGGTGGTCCATGCCGGACCTGACCTGGAGCCGTGTCTTCACCTCGGCGGACGGTTCCGTCACGGTCCGGGTCATCGCCCTGAACACGGTGGAACTGATCGAGGCCCCGGAGCATGACGTCCGGGTGGGCCGGCAGATGAAGTGGCTCGACGCCGAGCTGGCGAAATCCGCCGGGGCCGGCGAACAGTGGCGGGTCGTCGTGGCTCACCACCCGGTCTACTCCAGCGGGAAACACGGCGCGGACGTCCGCCTGGAACGCCTCCTGAAGGAGCGCTTTCTCGGCGGGAAAGTCGACGTCTACCTCGCCGGCCACGACCATCACCTCGAGCTTTTCCAGCCGAAGAGCGGGGTGGCCCACGTCGTCGCGGGCGCCGGCGGCAAGCCGCGGTCGGCCGCTTCCGGGGGAGACTCCTTCCTCTTTTCAGGGGTCTCCGGCTTCGCCGCCCTCCAGTTTGGCGCCCGGGAAGTCCTCGTCCGCTTCGTCGAGGCCTCCGGCAAGGCCCTGGGCGCGTGGAAAGCGACGAAGAACTGACGGGCGCGGCAACGTCATAGAATGTCCGCCTGGGATTCCAACAGCATCTGATAAGCGTTGTTGGAGTAGTAGAGACGCTCGGCCAGGATCACGGCGATGTTCCGGAGGATCTTGTAGGGGGCGATCTGATTGGCCCGCATCAACCCGTTGAAGGCCTCGCATTCGATCTCCAGAAGTTTGCAGGGACGAATGGCCACCACGTTCATCGAGCGGGGCACCCGGAGGAGAAAAGCCTGCTCTCCCAGAACGGTCCCCTGACCGCAACGGACCTTGAGCGCACCCGGGCGGTTGAAATGGCTCTTCCGAACCTCCACCTCCCCCTCGAGGAGGAGGAAGAAATTCTCCCCGACGGCGCCTTTGCGGAGGATGGTTTCTTCGGAGTCGAATTCGACGACCCGGGCGATGGAGATGATAAGCTGGGTCTCTTCCGGCGTCAGGTCGTTGAAGATGTCGAACCCCCGGAGATGGTCCCGGTCCGACTGGGTCACGGCGAGGGGGACCATCCACTGGAGATAGCCGGTTCGCTGGTACTTGCGGATCCGATCGGGCAGGATGACGTTCCAGTACTGATCGAACCCGATTCCCTCGTATTTTTTCTTCCGGTCGGGCCCGGGGTCGATCAGCACCAACCGCGGCGGGTCCGTGAACCTGCCCTTGTCGGACAAGACCAGGATGTTGTTCGGGCTGATGCTGACCTTGCAGTCGGGGCGTTTGCGGAATAGGGCCAGGAGGCGCTCGAGATACGCTTCGATCCCGTCCAGGAGCAGGCGCTGCGTCTTGACGGTCAGGCGCTCGAACCGCAGGTAGAGGCTGGTGAGGGTTTCCCCCTCGATGTACTCCTTCACGCTGAAACGGCCGAGGGGGTCGAGATAAAGGATCCGGGGGACGGTGATGTTTTCGGAAAGATAGAATTCCGTGTTCGGGAACTCCTCCAGCAATCGCTGCCGGCTGAGGGCTTGCTGCTTGGCGAACTTGACGCAGCAGCGGGTATCGGCCCCGGGGAGGTCCAGGGAGTGTTTCCGGAGAAGATAGACAAGCCCCCGATCCCCTTCCCCGATCGCGGGGAGCCGGAGGGTGAATTTCACCCCGGCATAGTCGAGGCTCACGCTTCGCTTCCCCGCCACGAAGGCAGTCTGGACCTTCTCGAAGAAGTCCACGGCCCCCTGTTCCAGTTCCGGCGTCTTGAGGTGCTTCATCGTCAGGCGGTCGTCTGTCCCGGTCATGGTTGCCTCACTGTTCCCGGTAGTCCGTGTGACCCATCGCGGCGCCCCGATCCGGGGGCCCTTACTTCCCGGCGCCGGGAGAGGCGGCCTCCAGGTGGCCAAGGGCCTCCCGGGCCGACCTGAGCAGGGGTTCGGCCGAGAGGTCGGAACCCACCGCCTTGAGCATCCACAGCCGGGGGGTGACGGACCCCACCCGGCACATCCGCTCCATCTCCTCGCCCAGGTTCTTCCCTTCCAGGTGCTTCTCGATCTGGAAGGCGATGAGGTGCCCCAGGGCGTAGTCGGGCAGGTAGAGCAGGGCGTCGATCATGTGGGAGTAGATGGCCAGGATCGTGCAGTCCTTTTCCCCGAAGACCGGTGCGTAGTAAGCGTTCCAGACCTCGCGGGCGGCGTCGGCCACGGCCGCCTGGAGCTGGGCGGCGCTGGCGTCGGGATGGGCGTAGAGCCAGCGCCACACCTTCATGTCCACCAGGGAGACCCCGGCGATCTCGTAGGTCATCCAGAGGTCGTCCACCACGTCCAGGTCCTTCTTCATCGGGTCCGCCGCCGGTATCCCCAGCAGCTCGAGGTCCCGCTTCTGGAAAACGAAGGCGAAGGCCTCGGTGAAACCCGTGTTGGGGACACCGTTGAGCAGGTACTCGTCCATGGCGTGGAGGGAGAAGACCTGTTCCACGTTGTGCCCCAGTTCATGGGCGGCGATGTTGAAACCCTTGTAGTTCATCCCGCCGGCGGGGATCCGGGTCCGCAGGTGGACCTGGTCGGTGCGCATTTCGGCGCCCATGGCATGGCCGGCCCCCCGGGAGGGGTCCACCACGATCCGGTCGGCCAGGAAACGGGCCTTCTCCGCGGAGAAACCCAGCTTCACGAGGGTGGGGACGAGGTCCGCCTGGAACGCCTTCACGTCCGGGTACTTCGCCCGGAGCCGGGCGTCGAGGTCCGCCGTGTCGAGGGTGCTGCGGGTCTTGAAGCCGTCGTACCAGATGTCGTAGGGGCGCAGCTTCCGTCCCATCCGCTTTTCGATGAGGGCCGCGGTCCGCTTGACGAGCGGGGAGGACAGCACGCTCACGAACAGTTTCTCCACCTGCTCCTCGGGGATCTGGCGGTCCTCGTTGAAGCGCCGGGCAATGAGGGTGGGGTTGAGGGGGACGTAAGGGTCCTTCATCCGCTGGCCCTGGAACATGCTCAGGAGGGTCTCGAAGCGCTTGCCGCCCTCGGGCGCCGCCTCGACCGGCAAGCGCTTGCCGTCCCGCTCCTCGAAGACCTGGTTCGTTTTAGGGTCCCAGAACACGTCCGAGTGGTTGACCACCCGGGCCGGGATGCTCTGGTCGATGATCCGCAGCATGACCTGGTAGATCGTCTCCTGCCGCGCGGCGCCGTCGGCCTTGCCGTACCAGGATTTCAGCTCGTCCCGGATGCCCCAGTGGCTGATGAGCTTGAGGTCCGCCGGGAAGAGGGTCTTCCCGTCGGGCCCCAGCAGGCGGCCCATGAAGATGTTGTACTCGCTGATGTAGTTGTCGGCCTTCACGGAGCGCTCGTTGACGACCTGGTTGACCTCGGCGGGGATGCGGGAGGTGAAGCGGTCGCCCAGCTTCGCCATGGCCCACTGGCGCCGGTCCCACGTCTCCCCCAGGGCCAGCTTCTGCTCCAGGGTGTACTGCGGGAAGTTCAGAATGACGACGAAGGCCAGCTTGTTGCGGAAGAAGTCCGTCTCGAGGTGGGCGTAGGGCGACCACTCCGCGAAAAGGTAGTCCACCGCGAGGGGCTCGCCCCGGTCCAGTTCGATGGGCGTCTTCAGCTCACGGCTGATCCGGTGGAAGTTCCCCAGGATCGACTCCAGATTGTCCTGGACCCGGGCGAAGGTCGCGTCCAGGGTCTTTCGGTCGGCGATGAAGTGCTCGAGGCAGAAGGCCTCGAACGCGGCGTCGGCGCCGTCCGCCGGCCGCCAGAGGGCCCGGGCCTGGCGCACGCCCGCCTCGATGCGGGGGCGGTGCGCCTCGCCGAACTTGGCCGTCATCTTCGCCACCAGGGCGCCCAGAGGGTCGCCTCCGGTCGACGCGGCCGAACCGGTGCCGGCGAGCGCGACCACGCTAAACCACCCCGTCAGCGCGGCCCAGAGGACTGCCTTCACGCAACCATTTGAAAACATGATTACCTCCGCTGATCTGCATGGCTGCCCCCTCATCCGGGGGCGCGAGTGGAAAAACAAGGGCGCAACGACGCGGGGAAAACCATTCGCCTGGTTGACCGAATCGAAGCGGGAAGCGCTCTCCTGGCGTCATCACGTCACGGCGTCCTTGCGTTTCAGGGTCTGTTCAAGCTTCATTTTTCGGTCTCAAGCCGTTCCAGGCTCTTGCGGGCGGCTTCCCCCGCGCCGCGGTCGCCCGACGTCAGGGAGGCCGCCTCCCGGAAGCGCCGAACCGCCTCCCCGGGGCGGTCCAGCCGGAGCAGGCAGTTTCCCGACCGGACCAGCGCCCACCCCCGGACCCACTGCGGCGCTAGGGACAGGTCGAGGACGCGGTCGTAGATGGCCAGTGCGTCCGCGTGACGGTCCTGGGCGTAACGGACCTGCCCCAGGAAGAACAGGGCCTCGGCATCGGAGGGGTCCCGGGCCACCAGGGCCGAAGCGATCCGCTCGGCCTCCGCCGCGTTCCCCTCGCGCAGGAGCCGCTCCAGCTGGAGGACCTGGTCGAGCCGCTTCACCGCGGGGTCCTCCTCGCTGCCGGCGGCGACCGTCGCCACGGTCCCCGCGGAGGGGAGCATCTCTTCCGTCTTCAGGCCCTTGACCAGGGCCGCCACCTGTTCCCCCAGCGGTTTCCCCGCTTCCGAAAACCCCTTGACCCGGGCCTCGAACCAAGCGAGGAACGGCGAGTCGCGCTTGATCATGGCGTTGCGTTCCGCGGCGGTGGCGGGGGAGCCGATGCCGGCCAGGACCTGCAGCCCGATGGCGTTGTACAGCGACTCCCGGACCGCAAGGGACGGCTCCGCCGTGAAGCGGGCGTACTCGGGGCGGGACGTGTACCAGCTCGACAGGTCGTGGTCGTCGTCGAGCCGGGCGGCGAGCGGGTCGAAGACCGGGTCCAGGAGCATGTGAATGTACTCGTGGATGAAGTACTTCCGGTAACGCTGGACGGAGATCGACGGCGAGACGAACACCGCGTAGGTCCCCCCGACCTGGACGGTCAGGAAGGTGTTCGGGGCGTCCACCAGGTTCGGGATCACGGTCAGCCGCCGGTCCAGGGAAAGCCGGGCTTCCAGGTTCCCCATCCGGAGCAGCCCCTGGACGCAGGTCCGGATGTCCTCCCGGAGCAGCGCCAGGAACCGGAGGGCCTCGGGTTTCCACGTCGCCCAGAGCCCCTCCAGGCCCGCCTGGGAGCGGAAGGAAGCCACCAGGGGCGCGAAGGGCGCCAGGGCACGGATGTCGTCCGTGGGCGTCGCCTCCCGCTCGCGGTATTCCAGGGCGGGCGGGGGCGAGAGCAACAGGGAGAGGGCGGCGTATTTCGCCTGTTGGCGGGCCATGCTCAGTTCCACGTTCATGCGCTGGAAAAAGTCCTTCATCTTCCCCAGCAGTTCGGGGCTGACCGCGGAAAGGTCCATGCCCCCGAGCACCCGGGCCCGGGGGGACGCCGGGTCGGCGGCGGCGAGCTGGAAGTCGTAGCCTGCGGCGTGGATAGCGCACATTACATTGAAGATCCGCTCATCCGCGACGAAGTCCACCCCCGCCAGCCCTTCCAACTGCTGGGCCGAAACCGCCCCCCCCAGGACCGACATCAGCCACAGGCTCAAACACAACCCGGTTCGCCTCGTCATGCGCTCCTCTCCTGTCCGGCTTTATCCCCCCCGTCCCGCGGTCCCCTCC from Acidobacteriota bacterium carries:
- a CDS encoding metallophosphoesterase, encoding MIPTLEPTASRRPLRLTVLGALLALLSLSPLAGVGPFAPVDGEARLEGKPVAFLAMGDWGTGDQTQKTVAQGLVAWHGTMGAAAVLLLGDNFLPRGVESKRDPQWTSKFEDMYPAEKIDIPFCPVLGNHDYQGVFQSEVDYSRSTVNGKPTRWSMPDLTWSRVFTSADGSVTVRVIALNTVELIEAPEHDVRVGRQMKWLDAELAKSAGAGEQWRVVVAHHPVYSSGKHGADVRLERLLKERFLGGKVDVYLAGHDHHLELFQPKSGVAHVVAGAGGKPRSAASGGDSFLFSGVSGFAALQFGAREVLVRFVEASGKALGAWKATKN
- a CDS encoding cyclic nucleotide-binding domain-containing protein, whose protein sequence is MTGTDDRLTMKHLKTPELEQGAVDFFEKVQTAFVAGKRSVSLDYAGVKFTLRLPAIGEGDRGLVYLLRKHSLDLPGADTRCCVKFAKQQALSRQRLLEEFPNTEFYLSENITVPRILYLDPLGRFSVKEYIEGETLTSLYLRFERLTVKTQRLLLDGIEAYLERLLALFRKRPDCKVSISPNNILVLSDKGRFTDPPRLVLIDPGPDRKKKYEGIGFDQYWNVILPDRIRKYQRTGYLQWMVPLAVTQSDRDHLRGFDIFNDLTPEETQLIISIARVVEFDSEETILRKGAVGENFFLLLEGEVEVRKSHFNRPGALKVRCGQGTVLGEQAFLLRVPRSMNVVAIRPCKLLEIECEAFNGLMRANQIAPYKILRNIAVILAERLYYSNNAYQMLLESQADIL
- a CDS encoding tetratricopeptide repeat protein, with the translated sequence MTRRTGLCLSLWLMSVLGGAVSAQQLEGLAGVDFVADERIFNVMCAIHAAGYDFQLAAADPASPRARVLGGMDLSAVSPELLGKMKDFFQRMNVELSMARQQAKYAALSLLLSPPPALEYREREATPTDDIRALAPFAPLVASFRSQAGLEGLWATWKPEALRFLALLREDIRTCVQGLLRMGNLEARLSLDRRLTVIPNLVDAPNTFLTVQVGGTYAVFVSPSISVQRYRKYFIHEYIHMLLDPVFDPLAARLDDDHDLSSWYTSRPEYARFTAEPSLAVRESLYNAIGLQVLAGIGSPATAAERNAMIKRDSPFLAWFEARVKGFSEAGKPLGEQVAALVKGLKTEEMLPSAGTVATVAAGSEEDPAVKRLDQVLQLERLLREGNAAEAERIASALVARDPSDAEALFFLGQVRYAQDRHADALAIYDRVLDLSLAPQWVRGWALVRSGNCLLRLDRPGEAVRRFREAASLTSGDRGAGEAARKSLERLETEK